Proteins encoded within one genomic window of Jiangella mangrovi:
- a CDS encoding enolase C-terminal domain-like protein, with protein sequence MKTLEIVAVEALALRLGLDGAPDRGGPDYRAPHERPTIYSPSRETVFVRIETSGGLVGWGEALVPVGPRVVAAIVEDLLTPALLGADAADVRPLRFRLGELMRERGHLGGHQADALAAVDIALWDLLGRATGLSVATLLGGAFRRRIPSYLTSVGTATTPEELRAHWDGGIRRFKLHLGPSVEESLAVFERAAATLPDAHFAVDVHCRLDGPSALRLARELSARGAWFLESALPAEHARGYAALAAAADLPIAAGEAHRHRYEVADWLALDALDLYQPDIGRTGITEGNAIATLVNAAYRPILPHHSAALGLALAAGLHVAAAADDAPFFEYSPGTLELANSVLAEPIVADPDAYLLPDGPGLGIVVDEDKVRAAVVAR encoded by the coding sequence GTGAAGACCCTGGAGATCGTGGCCGTCGAGGCGCTGGCGCTGCGGCTCGGCCTGGACGGCGCGCCCGACCGCGGCGGCCCGGACTACCGCGCGCCGCACGAGCGGCCGACCATCTACTCCCCCAGCCGCGAGACCGTGTTCGTCCGCATCGAGACGTCCGGCGGACTGGTCGGCTGGGGCGAGGCGCTGGTGCCGGTCGGGCCGCGGGTGGTCGCGGCGATCGTCGAGGACCTGCTGACGCCCGCGCTGCTGGGTGCCGACGCCGCCGACGTGCGGCCGCTGCGGTTCCGGCTGGGCGAGCTGATGCGCGAGCGCGGCCATCTCGGCGGGCACCAGGCCGACGCACTGGCGGCGGTCGACATCGCGCTGTGGGACCTGCTCGGGCGGGCGACCGGCCTGTCCGTGGCCACGCTGCTGGGCGGGGCGTTCCGGCGCCGGATCCCCAGCTACCTCACGTCCGTCGGCACCGCGACCACGCCCGAGGAGCTGCGCGCGCACTGGGACGGCGGCATCCGGCGGTTCAAGCTGCACCTCGGCCCGTCCGTCGAGGAGTCGCTCGCCGTGTTCGAGCGGGCCGCGGCCACCCTGCCGGACGCCCACTTCGCCGTCGACGTGCACTGCCGCCTGGACGGCCCGTCGGCGCTGCGGCTGGCCCGCGAGCTCTCCGCCCGCGGGGCCTGGTTCCTCGAGTCGGCGCTGCCGGCCGAGCACGCCCGCGGCTACGCCGCGCTGGCGGCCGCCGCCGACCTGCCGATCGCGGCCGGCGAGGCGCACCGGCACCGCTACGAGGTGGCCGACTGGCTGGCCCTCGACGCGCTGGACCTGTACCAGCCGGACATCGGCCGCACCGGGATCACCGAGGGCAACGCGATCGCCACCCTGGTCAACGCCGCCTACCGGCCGATCCTGCCGCACCACTCGGCGGCGCTCGGGCTGGCCCTGGCGGCCGGCCTGCACGTGGCGGCCGCCGCCGACGACGCACCCTTCTTCGAGTACTCGCCGGGCACGCTCGAGCTGGCGAACAGCGTGCTGGCCGAGCCGATCGTCGCCGACCCCGACGCCTACCTGTTGCCCGACGGCCCCGGCCTCGGCATCGTCGTCGACGAGGACAAGGTCCGTGCCGCCGTCGTCGCGCGCTGA
- a CDS encoding ABC transporter ATP-binding protein, which yields MTAATSTAIRVRGLRKTYAGVAAVDGLDLDVAHGEVFALLGPNGAGKTTTVEILEGYRDRDAGEVAVLGADPARSGPAWRARIGIVLQTSAGLDELSVQELVHHFAGYYPDPRDPDEVIAAVGLEAKRATRARQLSGGQRRRLDVALGILGNPELLFLDEPTTGFDPEARREFWALITALAADGTTIILTTHYLDEAEHLADRVGVITAGRIVALDTPDRLGGRDQDQATVHWTEDGRSRTERTATPTALVAQLAGRLGGEVPGLAVTRPTLEDVYLRLIGDGADARTLEVVS from the coding sequence ATGACCGCAGCGACATCCACCGCCATCCGCGTCCGCGGACTGCGCAAGACCTACGCCGGGGTGGCCGCCGTCGACGGGCTCGACCTCGACGTGGCGCACGGCGAGGTCTTCGCCCTGCTCGGCCCGAACGGCGCCGGGAAGACGACCACCGTCGAGATCCTCGAGGGCTACCGTGACCGCGACGCCGGCGAGGTCGCCGTCCTCGGCGCGGACCCCGCCCGCTCCGGACCCGCGTGGCGGGCCCGCATCGGCATCGTGCTGCAGACCTCCGCGGGGCTCGACGAGCTCTCCGTCCAGGAGCTGGTGCACCACTTCGCCGGCTACTATCCCGACCCGCGCGACCCCGACGAGGTCATCGCGGCCGTCGGGCTGGAGGCCAAGCGGGCCACCCGGGCCCGGCAGCTCTCCGGGGGACAGCGCCGCCGGCTCGACGTGGCGCTGGGCATCCTGGGCAACCCGGAGCTGCTTTTCCTCGACGAGCCCACCACCGGGTTCGACCCGGAGGCGCGGCGAGAGTTCTGGGCGCTCATCACCGCGCTGGCCGCCGACGGCACGACGATCATCCTCACCACCCACTACCTCGACGAGGCCGAGCACCTGGCCGACCGTGTCGGCGTCATCACCGCCGGGCGCATCGTCGCCCTCGACACTCCCGACCGGCTCGGCGGCCGCGACCAGGACCAGGCGACCGTGCACTGGACCGAGGACGGCCGGTCGCGTACCGAGCGAACTGCCACCCCCACCGCGCTGGTCGCGCAGCTGGCCGGCCGGCTCGGCGGCGAAGTTCCCGGCCTCGCCGTCACCCGGCCGACCCTCGAGGACGTGTACCTGCGGCTGATCGGCGACGGCGCCGACGCCCGGACCCTGGAGGTCGTGTCGTGA
- a CDS encoding HNH endonuclease signature motif containing protein produces MFEDADLSAPLPGDAPVMDAELRALLDGVAASYAEGSAAVLDIDAASVGPELAALLARLADRRASSTTDVYDAVERVAGWGRLAAWVAAGEAKALAELAARAEVRPAETGYRSVNPVTNAAVVVAGRCQLTAKQAEGMVGPAVQLLRDFPETWAAWWAGLIDWRRVRAILDELGGQDPGVRRRVEAAVLPRAPQLDSVALRKLIRQLLHELAPVSAAERHQVARDSRYVVVTPASDGMAQLEARLPAEDAAALNTALNAAAADLKRADAAAGGPVRSKDQRRADALAELGWAALTACADGATGHAMFGHPTAATAPGDTATAAAVAAPGTTAPRRRARPVSVHVTIPFGSLVGLSDEPGELEGYGPISADVARTLADEGVWTWLRTDPGTGHLLDMGRTRYRPSQALADFITARDRTCRMPGCHRPARGCDIDHIKEFAAGGTTCAANCHTLCETHHLLKHRGGWTVTRGPDGTTRWRSPTGHIFRRPPERIGPIVRRRPGGQRATTAARTLSSSTTMPRPGPSGNR; encoded by the coding sequence ATGTTCGAAGACGCCGATCTGTCTGCTCCGTTGCCGGGTGATGCTCCGGTGATGGATGCCGAGCTGCGTGCCCTGTTGGATGGGGTGGCTGCCTCGTATGCGGAGGGTTCGGCGGCGGTGCTGGACATCGATGCGGCTTCGGTGGGGCCGGAGTTGGCGGCGCTGCTGGCCCGGCTGGCGGATCGGCGAGCATCGTCGACGACGGATGTGTATGACGCGGTCGAGAGGGTTGCCGGGTGGGGACGGCTGGCCGCGTGGGTGGCCGCGGGCGAGGCGAAGGCGTTGGCCGAGCTGGCCGCGCGTGCCGAGGTGCGGCCCGCTGAGACGGGGTATCGGTCGGTGAACCCGGTGACGAACGCGGCGGTGGTGGTGGCGGGGCGGTGTCAGCTGACGGCCAAGCAGGCCGAGGGCATGGTCGGGCCCGCAGTGCAACTCTTACGCGACTTCCCGGAGACGTGGGCGGCGTGGTGGGCGGGGTTGATCGACTGGCGGCGAGTCCGGGCGATCCTGGACGAGCTGGGCGGGCAGGACCCGGGTGTGCGCCGGCGGGTGGAGGCGGCCGTGCTGCCGCGGGCGCCGCAGCTGGACTCGGTGGCGTTGCGGAAGCTGATCCGGCAACTCCTGCACGAGTTGGCGCCGGTGTCGGCGGCCGAGCGGCACCAGGTCGCCCGCGACTCCCGCTATGTCGTGGTGACCCCGGCCAGTGATGGGATGGCGCAGCTGGAGGCGCGGTTGCCGGCCGAGGATGCCGCCGCCCTGAACACCGCGCTGAACGCCGCCGCCGCGGACTTGAAGCGGGCGGACGCCGCGGCGGGTGGGCCGGTCAGGTCGAAGGACCAGCGCCGCGCCGACGCGCTCGCCGAACTCGGGTGGGCCGCGCTGACGGCGTGTGCCGACGGCGCCACCGGCCACGCGATGTTCGGCCATCCGACCGCCGCGACCGCACCTGGCGACACCGCCACCGCCGCCGCCGTGGCCGCTCCCGGAACCACTGCGCCGCGGCGGCGGGCGCGGCCGGTGAGCGTGCACGTGACGATCCCGTTCGGGTCGCTGGTGGGGTTGAGCGATGAGCCGGGTGAGCTCGAGGGCTACGGGCCCATCTCCGCCGATGTCGCTCGCACGCTGGCCGATGAAGGGGTGTGGACCTGGCTGCGCACCGATCCCGGCACCGGACACCTGCTCGACATGGGGCGCACCCGGTATCGGCCGTCCCAGGCGCTGGCCGACTTCATCACCGCGCGGGACCGGACCTGCCGGATGCCCGGCTGCCACCGGCCCGCCCGCGGCTGCGACATCGACCACATCAAGGAGTTCGCCGCCGGCGGGACCACCTGCGCGGCCAACTGCCACACCCTCTGCGAGACGCATCACCTGCTCAAGCACCGCGGCGGGTGGACCGTCACCCGCGGGCCCGACGGCACCACCCGATGGCGAAGTCCCACCGGACACATCTTTCGAAGACCGCCGGAACGGATCGGGCCGATCGTGAGGAGGAGGCCGGGCGGTCAGCGCGCGACGACGGCGGCACGGACCTTGTCCTCGTCGACGACGATGCCGAGGCCGGGGCCGTCGGGCAACAGGTAG
- a CDS encoding helix-turn-helix transcriptional regulator, producing MSDVPIHVARATGLVGRERQLADLREAYATARGGEPVTVLVGGEAGIGKTRLTEEFVAEVVADGARAVIGQSVPLDGEGPAFAPLVGALRGLYAEFGAERLLELAGPGADALAGLVPELGVAPVEGPEGRGRLYEVVSSLLERVAAERPLVVLLEDLQWADSPTRDLLRFMVRGVRESRLLLVVTYRTDELHRGHPLRPLLAELDRLRQVHRIELPRLDADEVVLQLRGLLGRPPEHAHVQRIVQRSEGIPFFVEELAWVDVDGGCSELPGSLRDLLLVRVEPLTEDTQRLLRLMSAAGNRVDHSVLELVAEEQSGALEAALREAVSAGVIVVDGDGYAFRHALLREALHDDMLPGEHARMHARYAQALEAHPELMPHGPTAAEVAHHWYSAHDVERAFAWSLTAADELVRSYAHATAQQLLERALELWDQVAEPEKVAGSDRPHVLIRAATEAYAAGEFERTLSLVKEALRLVDRTADPARAGWLLAQLGSVTNRLGRPGAIEALMEARELIPAEPSVQRAEALDWLATMLMLDWRFEECLEVADEAERVAAAIGLDRIVASAHVTRGTAWVHMGDAERALAELRLAGITATSEPDHLHRYFVNLSDAYTLLGRYRDAVDVATEGYELARQRGRKRTSGVVLAGNAAEPMLALGDWERAERMIERGLELVPPPNHERHMIGLKAWLGLWRGEVEAAATAVERLRAGMTRRAVLPQDSRLVARLEADVALAQGDAERAWGAVFAEVGSRIDAAVPGYDLPLAFAGAQALGARIRAAGGTQGLEADVEWLRALTDHAARGWPVDLWSLLVDAELSGLGGTDAAAWQRALVALEAAEGPVHLVSYAGYRLGRALIEAGDRDGALEALRAAAASADAVGAGLFRAWVDDLSRRAHLPLVSGVPSPRVAPSGLTVREHEVLRLVAQGRSNREIGETLFISSKTASVHVSNILAKLGASGRGEAAAIAHRDGLLDTAAS from the coding sequence ATGAGTGACGTGCCCATCCACGTCGCCCGCGCCACGGGTCTCGTCGGCAGGGAGCGGCAGCTCGCCGACCTGCGCGAGGCCTACGCCACCGCGCGCGGGGGCGAGCCGGTCACCGTCCTCGTCGGGGGCGAGGCGGGCATCGGCAAGACCCGGCTCACCGAGGAGTTCGTCGCCGAGGTGGTGGCCGACGGCGCCCGCGCGGTCATCGGGCAGTCGGTGCCGCTCGACGGCGAGGGGCCCGCGTTCGCGCCATTGGTCGGCGCGCTGCGCGGGCTGTACGCCGAGTTCGGGGCAGAGCGCCTGCTCGAGCTGGCCGGGCCGGGCGCCGACGCGCTGGCCGGGCTGGTGCCCGAGCTGGGCGTCGCGCCGGTCGAGGGGCCCGAGGGTCGCGGCCGGCTCTACGAGGTGGTCTCGTCGCTGCTCGAGCGCGTCGCCGCCGAGCGGCCGCTGGTGGTGCTGCTCGAGGACCTCCAGTGGGCCGACAGCCCCACCCGCGACCTCCTGCGCTTCATGGTGCGCGGCGTGCGCGAGTCCCGGCTGCTGCTCGTCGTCACCTACCGCACCGACGAGCTGCACCGTGGTCATCCGCTGCGCCCGCTGCTGGCCGAGCTCGACCGCCTGCGCCAGGTGCACCGCATCGAGCTGCCCCGCCTCGACGCCGACGAGGTCGTGCTGCAGCTGCGCGGGCTCCTGGGCCGTCCGCCCGAGCACGCCCACGTGCAGCGCATCGTCCAGCGCAGCGAGGGCATCCCGTTCTTCGTCGAAGAGCTGGCCTGGGTCGACGTCGACGGCGGCTGTTCCGAACTGCCCGGCTCGCTGCGCGACCTGCTGCTGGTCCGGGTCGAGCCGCTGACCGAGGACACCCAGCGCCTGCTGCGGCTCATGTCGGCGGCCGGCAACCGCGTCGACCACTCGGTGCTCGAGCTCGTGGCCGAGGAGCAGTCCGGCGCGCTCGAGGCGGCGCTGCGCGAGGCCGTCTCGGCCGGAGTCATCGTGGTCGACGGCGACGGCTACGCCTTCCGGCACGCGCTGCTGCGCGAGGCCCTGCACGACGACATGCTGCCGGGCGAGCACGCGCGCATGCACGCCCGGTACGCGCAGGCGCTCGAGGCACACCCCGAACTGATGCCGCACGGGCCTACCGCCGCCGAGGTCGCGCACCACTGGTACTCCGCGCACGACGTCGAGCGCGCGTTCGCCTGGTCGCTCACCGCCGCCGACGAGCTGGTCCGCAGCTACGCCCACGCCACCGCGCAGCAGCTGCTCGAGCGTGCGTTGGAGTTGTGGGACCAGGTCGCCGAACCCGAGAAGGTGGCCGGCAGCGACCGCCCCCACGTCCTCATCCGCGCGGCCACCGAGGCCTACGCCGCCGGCGAGTTCGAGCGCACGCTCTCGCTGGTCAAAGAGGCGCTGCGGCTCGTCGACCGCACCGCCGACCCCGCCCGGGCCGGCTGGCTGCTCGCGCAGCTGGGCAGCGTGACCAACCGGCTCGGCCGCCCCGGCGCCATCGAGGCGCTCATGGAGGCGCGCGAGCTCATCCCGGCCGAGCCGTCGGTGCAGCGGGCCGAGGCGCTCGACTGGCTGGCCACCATGCTCATGCTCGACTGGCGGTTCGAGGAGTGCCTCGAGGTCGCCGACGAGGCCGAGCGGGTGGCCGCGGCCATCGGCCTCGACCGCATCGTCGCCTCCGCCCACGTCACCCGCGGCACCGCCTGGGTGCACATGGGCGACGCCGAGCGGGCGCTCGCCGAGCTGCGGCTGGCCGGAATCACGGCCACCTCCGAGCCCGACCACCTGCACCGCTACTTCGTCAACCTCTCCGACGCCTACACCCTGCTCGGGCGCTACCGCGACGCCGTCGACGTCGCCACCGAGGGCTACGAGCTCGCCCGTCAGCGCGGGCGCAAGCGCACCTCGGGCGTCGTGCTGGCCGGCAACGCCGCCGAGCCCATGCTGGCGCTGGGCGACTGGGAGCGGGCCGAGCGCATGATCGAGCGCGGCCTCGAGCTGGTACCGCCGCCCAACCACGAGCGGCACATGATCGGCCTCAAGGCCTGGCTCGGGCTCTGGCGCGGCGAGGTCGAGGCGGCGGCCACCGCGGTCGAGCGGCTGCGCGCCGGCATGACCCGCCGGGCCGTGCTCCCGCAGGACAGCCGGCTGGTGGCGCGGCTCGAGGCCGATGTCGCGCTGGCTCAGGGCGACGCCGAGCGGGCCTGGGGCGCGGTCTTCGCCGAGGTGGGCAGTCGCATCGACGCCGCCGTGCCGGGCTACGACCTCCCGCTGGCGTTCGCCGGCGCCCAGGCGCTCGGTGCGCGCATCCGGGCGGCGGGCGGCACCCAGGGCCTCGAAGCCGACGTCGAATGGCTGCGGGCGCTCACCGACCACGCGGCGCGCGGCTGGCCGGTCGACCTCTGGTCCCTGCTGGTCGACGCCGAGCTGAGTGGGCTGGGTGGCACCGACGCCGCGGCCTGGCAGCGGGCGCTCGTCGCGCTCGAGGCGGCCGAGGGCCCGGTCCACCTGGTCTCGTACGCCGGCTACCGGCTCGGCCGGGCGCTGATCGAGGCCGGCGACCGCGACGGCGCCCTCGAGGCGCTGCGGGCCGCGGCCGCCTCGGCCGACGCGGTGGGCGCGGGGCTCTTCCGCGCCTGGGTCGACGACCTCTCCCGGCGGGCGCACCTGCCGCTGGTCTCGGGCGTTCCCTCGCCGCGGGTCGCGCCGTCCGGGCTGACGGTGCGCGAGCACGAGGTGCTGCGGCTGGTCGCCCAGGGCCGCAGCAACCGCGAGATCGGCGAGACGCTGTTCATCAGCTCCAAGACCGCCAGCGTGCACGTGTCGAACATTTTGGCCAAACTCGGCGCGTCGGGCCGCGGCGAAGCGGCGGCCATCGCCCACCGCGACGGCCTGCTCGACACCGCGGCGTCCTAG
- a CDS encoding NAD-dependent epimerase/dehydratase family protein, which translates to MTAVLVTGAAGGVAGHLRSGLTGLDLRVVDTREVAGWDGAEVRTGDLTDPDVAAAAVEGMDAVVHLAANPHPGAAWSELRGPNADAVVTLLDAARKAGVGRVVLASSVHAVGGYVADGLPAGTVIDPAWPARPCCAYGATKVFAEAYGRSVADGGELSVLCLRLGGVLARPTDTGNLIGWLAPSDLRRLVLAALEADVRYGCYFGVSANTRGVFDYANATAELGYRPELDSEAYAADVTPGDGGLCRWRGESTP; encoded by the coding sequence ATGACCGCTGTCCTCGTGACCGGGGCGGCCGGCGGGGTCGCCGGGCACCTCCGCTCCGGCCTGACCGGTCTCGACCTGCGCGTCGTCGACACCCGCGAGGTGGCCGGCTGGGACGGCGCCGAGGTCCGCACCGGCGACCTCACCGACCCGGACGTCGCGGCCGCGGCCGTCGAGGGCATGGACGCGGTCGTGCACCTGGCGGCCAACCCGCATCCCGGCGCCGCGTGGAGCGAGCTGCGCGGGCCGAACGCCGACGCCGTCGTCACCCTGCTCGACGCCGCACGGAAGGCCGGCGTCGGCAGGGTGGTGCTTGCCAGTTCCGTGCACGCCGTGGGCGGCTACGTGGCCGATGGCCTGCCGGCGGGCACGGTCATCGACCCGGCCTGGCCCGCACGGCCGTGCTGCGCCTACGGCGCCACCAAGGTGTTCGCCGAGGCGTACGGGCGCAGCGTCGCCGACGGCGGCGAACTGTCGGTGCTGTGCCTGCGGCTGGGCGGCGTGCTGGCGCGGCCCACGGACACCGGCAACCTCATCGGCTGGCTGGCGCCGTCGGACCTGCGGCGGCTGGTGCTGGCGGCCCTCGAGGCGGACGTGCGCTATGGCTGCTACTTCGGGGTGTCGGCGAACACCCGCGGGGTCTTCGACTACGCCAACGCGACCGCCGAGCTGGGCTACCGGCCCGAACTCGACTCCGAGGCCTACGCCGCCGACGTCACCCCCGGCGACGGCGGCCTGTGCCGCTGGCGCGGCGAGAGCACGCCCTAG
- a CDS encoding alpha-L-rhamnosidase, whose amino-acid sequence MRISRLEVEDAPCPLGLDEPRPRFSWVVSDGDPVAYQVVVDDVWDSGRVASDRTFGVEYDGPTLTPSTRYQWRVRVWPAGGDSPVTSEPSWWETGMLGGDWGGARWIGAVPWPAAALGLDGAGWLAVPPDGARYRGVLTLPAGRPVRRALVAMYADDFRLSLGWHEVLGGTIRYGEDERVGASADVTELVRAAAGSVVLTVRANPGREPAVLAGRLWVEFDDGATATLVTGPHWTTSSGAPAPVAEPPPGPVVVASPERPAPLLRRSFTLPAEAVRARLSVAGLAYHEVHLGERRVGSAVLDPGFTAYDRTVLYATHDVTDLVAAGPNVVTAELGRGFHGLTTPTIWWWHRASWHGEPRLLFRLVVTHADGSETVVVSDGSWEVADGPTRSDSLYTGETYDARRVGGETWGPAAVLPAPAGRLVAQQHEPIRVTETVRPVSVTSLSPGRHVLDFGRTMAGRARIAVDAPAGRTVTLTYAEQLASDGTVAPISALVWHRRFQRDEYVAAGEPGETWEPRFTYKGFRYLQVDGVDGVPAADAVVARILHSDVATSGEFGCSEPLYERLHAMMHRTVVNNLHGIPTDTPLYEKNGWTGDVQVALPTLLAMFDLRRLLAKWAGDLADAQRPSGALPVVVPSGGWGYEQLAPSPEWTTVYPYLVRELYRAYGDERLVARHWAGVTRYLDWELGRLDGDGLATSELGDWLAPGYVVPPEDRRLTATAYLHRALEAAAELGGLVGDDAAAPRYRDAAAACRDALNATFLDRSAGVYRTATDPGYRQTSNAVPLAFGLVPPEYEQAVADGLAASLAERGDRLDTGCLGTSVLLPVLTRYGHGDRAHAVVTQPDEPGWRYWIGLGADTMWESWKPDSRSRGHYFLGTVVQWLYEHVAGLRPGDAGFARFVVRPDARGPLTWARAVRETVRGRASVAWSRTADGVQLEVEVPAGATAEVHVPVGSDVGDAWRVRTVGAGRWRFHDEETESL is encoded by the coding sequence ATGCGCATCAGCCGGCTCGAGGTCGAGGACGCACCCTGCCCGCTGGGCCTGGACGAGCCGCGACCGCGGTTCTCGTGGGTCGTGTCCGACGGCGACCCCGTCGCGTACCAGGTGGTGGTCGACGACGTCTGGGACAGTGGCCGGGTCGCGTCGGACCGCACGTTCGGGGTCGAGTACGACGGGCCGACGCTGACGCCGTCGACCCGCTACCAGTGGCGGGTCCGGGTGTGGCCGGCCGGCGGCGACTCACCCGTGACGAGCGAGCCGTCCTGGTGGGAGACCGGGATGCTCGGCGGTGACTGGGGCGGCGCGCGCTGGATCGGCGCCGTCCCCTGGCCCGCGGCGGCGCTGGGGCTCGACGGCGCCGGCTGGCTCGCCGTGCCGCCGGACGGCGCCCGCTACCGGGGCGTGCTGACGCTGCCGGCCGGGCGGCCGGTGCGGCGGGCCCTCGTCGCGATGTACGCCGACGACTTCCGGCTCAGCCTCGGCTGGCACGAGGTGCTCGGCGGCACCATTCGCTACGGCGAGGACGAGCGCGTCGGGGCGTCGGCCGACGTGACGGAGCTCGTGCGGGCGGCGGCGGGCAGCGTGGTCCTGACGGTGCGAGCGAACCCCGGCCGCGAGCCGGCGGTGCTGGCCGGGCGGCTCTGGGTCGAGTTCGACGACGGCGCCACGGCCACGCTGGTCACCGGCCCGCATTGGACGACGTCCTCCGGCGCTCCCGCCCCGGTCGCGGAGCCGCCGCCGGGCCCCGTCGTCGTCGCCTCGCCGGAGCGCCCGGCGCCGCTGCTGCGCCGCTCGTTCACGCTGCCGGCCGAGGCCGTCCGGGCCCGCCTGTCCGTGGCCGGGCTGGCGTACCACGAGGTGCACCTGGGCGAGCGGCGCGTCGGTTCGGCGGTGCTGGACCCCGGGTTCACCGCGTACGACCGCACGGTGCTGTACGCGACGCACGACGTGACGGACCTGGTCGCCGCGGGGCCGAACGTCGTCACCGCCGAGCTGGGCCGCGGCTTCCACGGGCTGACCACGCCGACCATCTGGTGGTGGCACCGGGCGTCCTGGCACGGCGAGCCGCGGCTGCTGTTCCGGCTGGTCGTGACGCACGCTGACGGGTCGGAGACGGTCGTGGTGTCCGACGGCTCCTGGGAGGTCGCGGACGGGCCGACCCGGAGCGACTCGCTGTACACCGGCGAGACGTACGACGCGCGCCGGGTGGGCGGCGAGACGTGGGGACCCGCGGCGGTGCTGCCGGCGCCGGCGGGCCGCCTGGTCGCGCAGCAGCACGAGCCGATCCGGGTCACCGAGACCGTCCGGCCCGTGTCCGTCACGTCGCTCTCCCCCGGCCGGCACGTGCTCGACTTCGGCCGCACCATGGCCGGGCGGGCCCGCATCGCCGTCGACGCGCCGGCCGGGCGCACCGTCACCCTGACCTACGCCGAGCAACTGGCGTCCGACGGCACCGTCGCGCCCATCAGCGCGCTGGTCTGGCACCGCCGCTTCCAGCGCGACGAGTACGTGGCGGCGGGCGAGCCGGGCGAGACGTGGGAGCCGCGGTTCACCTACAAGGGCTTCCGCTACCTGCAGGTCGACGGCGTCGACGGCGTTCCCGCAGCTGACGCCGTCGTCGCCCGGATCCTGCACAGCGACGTCGCGACGTCCGGCGAGTTCGGCTGCTCCGAGCCGCTGTACGAGCGGCTGCACGCGATGATGCACCGGACCGTGGTGAACAACCTGCACGGCATCCCGACCGACACCCCGCTGTACGAGAAGAACGGCTGGACCGGCGACGTCCAGGTCGCGCTGCCGACGCTGCTGGCGATGTTCGACCTGCGCCGGCTCCTCGCCAAGTGGGCGGGCGACCTCGCCGACGCGCAGCGGCCGTCCGGCGCGCTGCCGGTCGTCGTGCCGAGCGGCGGCTGGGGGTACGAGCAGCTGGCGCCGTCGCCGGAGTGGACCACCGTCTACCCGTACCTGGTCCGCGAGCTGTACCGCGCCTACGGCGACGAGCGGCTGGTCGCGCGGCACTGGGCAGGCGTGACGCGGTACCTGGACTGGGAGCTGGGGCGCCTCGACGGCGACGGTCTGGCCACCAGCGAGCTGGGCGACTGGCTGGCGCCCGGGTACGTCGTCCCGCCCGAGGACCGCCGCCTCACCGCGACCGCCTATCTGCACCGGGCGCTGGAGGCGGCGGCGGAGCTTGGCGGTCTGGTCGGCGACGACGCCGCCGCTCCGCGGTATCGCGACGCCGCGGCCGCCTGCCGGGACGCGCTGAACGCGACCTTCCTGGACCGCTCGGCCGGGGTGTACCGCACCGCGACCGACCCGGGGTACCGGCAGACCTCGAACGCGGTGCCGCTGGCGTTCGGGCTGGTCCCGCCCGAGTATGAGCAGGCGGTGGCCGACGGCCTCGCCGCGTCGCTGGCCGAGCGCGGCGACCGTCTGGACACCGGCTGCCTCGGCACGAGCGTGCTGCTGCCGGTCCTCACCCGGTACGGGCACGGCGACCGCGCGCACGCCGTCGTCACCCAGCCGGACGAGCCGGGCTGGCGGTACTGGATCGGGCTCGGCGCGGACACCATGTGGGAGTCGTGGAAGCCGGACTCGCGCTCGCGCGGCCACTACTTCCTCGGCACCGTCGTCCAGTGGCTGTACGAGCACGTCGCGGGCCTGCGCCCGGGCGACGCCGGGTTCGCGCGGTTCGTCGTGCGGCCGGACGCCCGCGGCCCGCTGACCTGGGCCCGGGCGGTTCGAGAGACCGTGCGCGGGCGGGCGTCCGTGGCGTGGTCGCGGACGGCCGACGGTGTGCAGCTCGAGGTCGAGGTGCCCGCGGGGGCGACGGCCGAGGTGCACGTCCCGGTGGGTTCGGACGTGGGTGACGCGTGGCGCGTGCGGACGGTGGGTGCGGGCCGGTGGCGGTTCCACGACGAGGAGACGGAGAGCCTGTGA